A segment of the Meles meles chromosome 4, mMelMel3.1 paternal haplotype, whole genome shotgun sequence genome:
ccatgggtcctgtccccgtgctttaataaaccaccattttgcaccaaagatgtctcaagaattctttcttggtcatcggctcccgACCTCAGCCCACccaacctcacctaggttctagaacttcatcagcaTGACTGCCCACAGCGGGGTGAGACAGAGAAAATgctgaggaaaaaaacaaagaattgttACATCTCTAAGGAATTAAATGTGTGAAgttaggggaaagaaaaataaaactaggtGATGGGATTTCCATCCTAGGTGATTTGGAAGAGAGTGGCAGCACTAACCAAGAGGCAAGAGTCCGTATAATGAGAAggttttataaaagaatatttcatttgAGTGATATGTCTTCTCTGTCATGATGCAATTGATGTGTTCCCCAGAAAACttgtattaaaatgtttaatgaagAGAAAAGGTGGACTTTCAGATCCAAGCTGATAAAGTCCCTTTTTCCAAAGGAATTTCAATGGTAAACTGTATTATGGTAGAAAGTCTGTGGTTATGAGATGGACACACCTCTAAAAAAATTCTACACTGACCACACCTAGTTTTTCCTCCTGATGATCACCAGCCTTTGCCCTAGAACTACCATCAGCACAATTCTTACACTGTGTTGTCCCTTTTAGCATCTATTTCCATAATAAAGCACAGAATAACTTCCATAAAGCCTTCGTATTTGCTTATAATAGCTCTTTGCCTATGCTAATGGGAGCTAGTTCCTGATCACAATTGTTATACAATCTGAAGCTTGCAACATAAATCATATCTCTAATTAATAAGTTACATTATGAGCAATTTgagttttgaaaatttctttgaattttattataaGACAGATTTCTGGAAATGCCTAGCAGACAGCTAAATGTAGGAAAGTAAAGCATAAGAAAGAAGTTGGAGCTAGCAAGCCTAATAAAGAACGATCTCGGCCTCATGAAAACTAACAAAAGACCCTTCAGATATGAAGTCATTTATAAATTCCTCAATGGAAATTTCAGTTTCCAAAAAATGTAAAGCGACCAAGTAGATATCCGCCAAGACTAAGGTCAAGTTGCAGAGACTACCTTCTCTGAAGGCAGAGTGTCCTTTTAGAGGGAACCCATCTGGGTCTGCACCCTAATTTATCAACCGTTCATTCTTGCCATTCAAATGATTATCAACACATTCCCCTGACTTTTACAAGCTTTATGTCTCCAAGATTTAAAGCCAAATATCCCGGAGGTTGGTTGTACTTTCAGCTTTTATCAATTGTTGTAATATAAGTAAGCATCCTATATGAAAATGGGTAGAAAAACCTACCTTTTCAGAGAACATACGTGATGTAGCACCTTGGTAAGGGCCCACAAGCATTTGTAGGGGAAGATACAGGAGAAAAGCAGGGCAAGAAtcatggtgttttgttttgttttgttttttaaagattttacttatttatttgacagacagagatcacaagtaggcagagaagcaggcagagagagaggaggaagcaggctccccacagagcagagagcccaatgtaggggttcaatccccaggaccctgggatcatgacccaagctgaaggcagaggctttaaccctctgagccacccaggcaccccatggcgGTTTTGTTTACCACCACAAAACCAGCACATAGCACAGAAGCCAGAACATCAGAGGTCTGGTGtttgaggaaagaagggagggagggaagaagggagtgagggaaggagaggtTTGGTTCTGAACTGATATGATAATGTTCCAGAAACAATGGTCCAGGAACTTCTTAATGtctaaaattcaattttaagttGTTTCTCTCACTAGAATATAATGCCATCTAGGTCCCAAACTTTCTGTAAAACCTGTTAGACACACAGATGCTTTGTGTAAATGGGTTTGGATTTTGCGTACATCAAGGGAAGGAAGCAGTACTGTCTAAATCATTATAGTCTGAACAAAAACAGACTATGGAATAGGAAGAGGATCCATAAAATGAGCTCATTATCTAAAGTACAAGTTCAGAGCCAGAGggataaggaaagaaaacagtaagtcacctcctcccagcctctctcAACTCAGATCCCTCAGAGATGCCAGGAGTAGCCAAGACTTCCACTGAAGAGGAGAAGAAGTTGAGAATGCcaggttcacttttttttttctttccttttattatttatttatttagtcttaatttaattttctttttttttagtgctccaagattcattgtttatgcaccacaccattttatttttttaagcttttatttattaatttgagagagagagagcagaggcaggaggaggggcaggcaggggacaaacaggctccccactgagcagggagcccgatgcacaAGAcaccagggctcaatcccaggaccctgagaccatgacctgagccaaaggcagacgcctaactgactgagtcacccgggtgtCCAAGAATACCAGGTTCACTTTATATAAAACAGCAGTACCCCTCAGCTAATACCTGGGAGGCACTCATATTACCTCAGTTTATTCCTGCAAAGGGGGCATGAGATGCTACCATCGCATCTGTTTGACAGATGGGCTAACGTTTAGAGAGCTTCGCAAACCTGCCAccaagtgacagagctgggatttgaaccgaAGGCCCTCGAACTGCTTCCCCACAGCTCCACAATATTACATACATACAACGACCTTTCTCTAGGCCCTAgaccaagaagagaaagaaatcaatgcCCTATCTTTTAAAAGATGGTTCTCAAAGCCGCACACAGAAACTTTATCGCTTATTGTGAAGTAAAGCAAAGAATGGAGAGAACTTCCAAAGTTCAAGTACAAATAGAATCATTCCCCCCTCAGAAATAAAGGCAAGGAAGCAGCTTGGCAGGACAGCACGTGACCCTTAAATGTTCACACGATCACAAGAACCAGCCCAAGCAAAAGTTTATTCATAGCAGCCCATAGCACCTGTTATTGTAAATTACTAATATgtgaatctatttttttcccttttcttcaaagattttatttatttattttacagacagagatcacaagtaggcaaagagacagcagagagagaggaagggaagcaggctccctgcggagcaaagagcccagtgcagggcttgatcccaggatcctgggatcatgaccagagttgaaagcagaggcttaaccctctgagccacccaggtgcccctaatatgtGAATCTATTAAGAGGATtatctaaataaaaaagaaaaggaagccatCTCCATCCTTATAACTTTGTATTGAAACCTAgaaaactaaagaataaaaaattttaaaaaaatgtaaataatttttcaacctctgaaaatttttgaattttccaGACACATGTGAAATGACTAAGATCAGCAATCCGTGAGAGTCATGGAAGCAACAGCTTTGAGGGAGCCATGGAGGGTTTACCTGGTGACTTCTCTTTCAGAATAAACCAGAACATATCTGAAACCCagagttttacttttaaagacAATGGGTCTGGAAGTACTACACAATAAAAACCATgtcttaagggcgcctgggtggctcagtgggttaaagcctctgcctttggctcagatcatgatctcggggtcttgggatcaagccccatatcgggctctctgctcagcggggagcctgcttcccctctctctctctgcctgcctctctgcctacttgtgatctctgtctgtaaataaataaataaaatctttaaaaaaaaaggaagaaaaaaaacccatgtcTTACTTTAATGAGATATTACGGTTGAGTCATTCATCCCAGCATGTCTTTGATTAGAGGGATCCTTAATTCTAAAAGGAGAGTGAATAgtagaaaaaatttgaaaatatgccATCTCTCCGGAAATCATCTAATACCTCTCTGAAAAACCGTTCGTGACATAAGAAAACCATTTTGCTGACAAAAGAGGTTGCCGATCAGAGTCCGCACCAGGTAGGTACCGAGCTCCTCAGTTAGGAGAAAAGGTGCCCATTGTTCATGGCGTACACACCTTGTATGCCTCCATtctctataaaaaaaatcttccttttctgtttctcctaGAGCCGCTCTGTAAAGGAAATACAGAGATGTGTTTCTGGAagtaacagagaataaagaagaacaaaatcaACCTGGTCAGCAGCCagttctcacttaaaaaaaaaaaaaagtggggggggggaggttagCATGTGGACCCCCAGTCCAGATGGTTTGTTTTATCAGTACACGGGTTCCAGGGAAGAACAAGTATGAAATAAGGCTCTTATTAAAATAAACCACCATGTGTTTCTGAAGTTTGCTTTTAAGTCTCTCCTGCCCAGATTTACTGAAACCTGGAGCTTTGATTTACTCTGAGCATTTGGCCAGGGAGGAGGGCGTGGGGGGTCTACCAAACTTCTTCAGCCAGTGAGCGGATTAAAGCTggaacacccccctcccccattttgaTGCCATAAATCTCAGGCCTTGGAAACaactctcctgcccttcctccttctccatccctcctGTCTGATCACAGAGGGGTCATCTGCAGTTTTCCACTGCAGTCCTCATGTAAGGTAAGACTCTGAGACTCTAACCGACTctgctgcctccttctctgtaTAATCCCCAAAACGACTTGGTTTCCCGGGTGACCTTTCTTTCTCCTACATGGAAGTTACTCTGTGCGTCCATACGAGCTGAGTAAATACAGTGGACACACCACTCTAGATCACTACATGTCCAAAGGCTCTCTAACTAAGTAAAGTATCAGATATTCCCTTGCTTGTCGTGAAACACAGTGATTCGACCCCTATTCTATGCTCTATGCTCAGAGGAGAATGTCCAGATCTGATTAAGGATGACTCACAGACAGCAAAAACCCTTGCAAATAAAGAACTCTATTGAGACAGACATTTGCAATGCCAAGTAAGCAGGTTTATTGAGAAAATACAGAGCGAGACAAGTTCCCTTCCTCAGAGGCACAAAAGCAGAAGCTGGAAGACACAGCAGCAAGGTCAAAACATGTCAAAACCACCAGAGACAGGGGTTCGGGAAGTAAAGTTGCTGGAAACATCCAGAGACATATGCGACACCAGTGATCAACCCTTAAACTAAGCTTGGTGCTGGCCAGAAAGATCATCAATTGCCAGAGGCAGCTTCTTCAGAGCTAGCGGCCAAGCAGTCAGGCAGTCAGAACAGTGGTCAGCAATGAAGAGTTGTTCAGGGACAGGCAGCACGCTGGACGAGCCTGGAAACACCGCTGGCAGGTCCTGGAGTCTTGATTCGCTCACTGGCTCCTACACACTTAGCAAGTTCTTCGACAGCTGGACATGCAGGACCGCTGGTACGTCCTGGAGACCCCGCAGGCTGGTTGGCAGACAGTGGAGACTCCTCCCATCGGTTGGCACCCAGTGGAGATGCCCCCCAGCGGCTGACAGCCACCGGAGACAAAGGTGAGTGGCCGGCTGTAGGTGGTTGAGCAAGGATTCGAGACACAGGTGGTTTGCCGAGAGCAGGTCACCTGTCCGTGGCTGGAAATGCAGGGATTGGACTGGTAACAGGTTGGCTGGCAAGCGCTGGACTCACAGGAGGACCCCTGGCAGTGGtccaggagccaggagccagTCTGGAAGGAACTGGGCAAGTAGATGCCGCTCAGGCAGTCGGCATCTTGGGAAGAAGCCGTGGCAGCTGGAGCCACAGGGACAGTGCAGTGTCCTCCGATAGACCTGGAAGAGCAGTTTCTTGTAGAACAGTTGTAGGACATGGTGTCAGACAGAGAGCTGCGGGTAACCTGCTGAAGCTAGCTGCTGAATGGTGAATGTCCCTTCAGGTCCCTGAGCTTTTATATATCCTTGCTGGTGGGTGGGGCTCCCGCCCTGGTCCGCCTGGCTTCTTTGGCTCAGACCAGCGTGCCTTAGAACATCTTGTGAATCTGTAGGTTAATTGTCTCTTGAGAAGCCTTCATCCTCATAAAGACAGTTTAGTAGTTTGGTAACTAAATCATAAGGCTTCTGTACTGTACTTAGTCCCAGGATTAAGGTTACTTGACAGCTTCAAAGCTATCGGTCATCCCAGCCCACACCTTGTCCCTCATTCATCTTGCTTGGATACAGTGAGTGTCGATCTGACGGTAAGACCAAACATGCCACCATCCTGCCATCACACGTTCTCCCCCTTCTGACCAGGACTCGTTACAAACCCACACCCTGTTTGGTTTGTTGACGGCACTTAATATGTTTTAAGCACAACCTAATCAGCCACTCTTCCATAGCTAACGGGGCTTCTCATGGACAAGGAACCTCCTTGAATATGCTTCAGGATGACAATGACGACACCTGTCAGGAAACCAGACAGCTCAGAAA
Coding sequences within it:
- the LOC123939745 gene encoding keratin-associated protein 11-1 translates to MSYNCSTRNCSSRSIGGHCTVPVAPAATASSQDADCLSGIYLPSSFQTGSWLLDHCQGSSCESSACQPTCYQSNPCISSHGQVTCSRQTTCVSNPCSTTYSRPLTFVSGGCQPLGGISTGCQPMGGVSTVCQPACGVSRTYQRSCMSSCRRTC